One segment of Cervus canadensis isolate Bull #8, Minnesota chromosome 32, ASM1932006v1, whole genome shotgun sequence DNA contains the following:
- the FAHD1 gene encoding acylpyruvase FAHD1, mitochondrial, whose amino-acid sequence MAAGRPMSRFWEWGKNIVCVGRNYADHVREMQSAVPSEPVLFLKPSTAYAPEGSPVLVPAYTRNLHHELELAVVMGKRCRAVPEAAAMDYVAGYALCLDMTARDVQDECKKKGLPWTLAKSFTASCPVSAFVPKEKIPDPHNLKLWLKVNGELRQEGETSSMIFSIPYIISYVSKIMTLEEGDIILTGTPKGVGPVKENDEIQAGIHGVLSMKFKVEKPEY is encoded by the coding sequence ATGGCCGCCGGCAGGCCGATGTCCCGCTTCTGGGAGTGGGGGAAGAACATCGTGTGCGTGGGCCGGAACTACGCGGACCACGTCCGGGAGATGCAGAGCGCCGTGCCCAGCGAGCCGGTGCTCTTCCTGAAGCCGTCCACCGCCTACGCCCCCGAAGGCTCGCCGGTGCTCGTGCCCGCCTACACCCGCAACCTGCACCACGAGCTCGAGCTTGCCGTGGTGATGGGCAAGCGCTGCCGCGCAGTCCCGGAGGCCGCGGCCATGGACTACGTGGCCGGCTATGCCCTGTGCCTGGACATGACCGCCAGGGACGTGCAGGACGAGTGCAAGAAGAAGGGGCTGCCCTGGACTCTGGCCAAGAGTTTCACGGCCTCTTGCCCGGTCAGCGCCTTCGTGCCCAAAGAGAAGATCCCTGACCCTCACAACCTGAAGCTCTGGCTCAAGGTCAACGGCGAACTCAGACAGGAGGGTGAGACATCTTCCATGATTTTTTCCATCCCCTACATCATCAGCTACGTTTCTAAGATCATGACCTTGGAAGAAGGAGATATTATCTTGACCGGGACGCCAAAAGGAGTGGGACCCGTTAAAGAAAATGATGAGATTCAGGCTGGCATACACGGCGTCCTCAGTATGAAGTTTAAGGTGGAGAAACCAGAATATTGA
- the HAGH gene encoding hydroxyacylglutathione hydrolase, mitochondrial isoform X1, whose product MVLGRGLLGCWSVAELGAACARLGLGPALLGSLYHLGLRKSLTVDQGAMKVELLPALTDNYMYLLIDEDTKEAAIVDPVQPQKVVETVRKHGVKLTTVLTTHHHWDHAGGNEKLVKLEPGLKVYGGDDRIGALTHKVTHLSTLQVGSLSVKCLSTPCHTSGHICYFVTKPNSPEPPAVFTGDTLFVAGCGKFYEGTADEMYKALLEVLGRLPPDTRVYCGHEYTINNLKFARHVEPNNTAIQEKLAWAKEKYSIGEPTVPSTIAEEFTYNPFMRVREKTVQQHAGETDPVTTMRAIRKEKDQFKVPRD is encoded by the exons ATGGTGCTGGGCCGCGGGCTGCTCGGCTGCTGGAGCGTCGCTGAGCTGGGAGCCGCCTGCGCCCGTCTCGGCCTGG GTCCAGCCCTGCTGGGAAGCCTCTACCACTTGGGTTTAAGGAAGAGCTTGACCGTGGATCAGGGCGCCATGAAGGTGGAGTTACTGCCCGCTCTGACCGACAATTACATGTACCTGCTCATTGATGAGGACACCAAGGAGGCGGCCATTGTGGATCCAGTGCAGCCCCAGAAG GTGGTGGAAACGGTGAGGAAGCACGGCGTGAAGCTGACCACAGTGCTCACCACCCACCACCACTG GGACCACGCTGGCGGGAACGAGAAGCTGGTCAAGCTGGAGCCTGGGTTGAAGGTGTACGGGGGTGATGACCGGATTGGGGCCCTGACTCACAAGGTCACACACCTGTCCACACTGCAG GTGGGGTCTCTCAGCGTCAAATGCCTGTCGACGCCGTGCCACACTTCCGGACACATCTGTTACTTTGTGACCAAGCCCAACAGTCCCGAGCCGCCCGCTGTGTTCACAG GTGACACCTTGTTTGTGGCTGGCTGCGGGAAGTTCTATGAAGGGACAGCAGATGAGATGTACAAAGCCCTGCTCGAGGTCCTGGGCCGGCTCCCTCCAGACACG AGAGTGTACTGTGGCCACGAATACACCATCAACAACCTCAAGTTTGCTCGCCACGTGGAGCCCAACAACACTGCCATCCAGGAGAAACTGGCCTGGGCCAAG GAGAAGTACAGCATCGGGGAGCCTACGGTGCCATCCACCATCGCCGAGGAGTTCACCTACAACCCGTTCATGCGCGTGAG GGAGAAGACGGTGCAGCAGCACGCGGGCGAGACGGACCCCGTGACCACCATGAGGGCCATCCGCAAAGAGAAGGACCAGTTCAAGGTGCCGCGCGACTAG
- the HAGH gene encoding hydroxyacylglutathione hydrolase, mitochondrial isoform X2 has protein sequence MKVELLPALTDNYMYLLIDEDTKEAAIVDPVQPQKVVETVRKHGVKLTTVLTTHHHWDHAGGNEKLVKLEPGLKVYGGDDRIGALTHKVTHLSTLQVGSLSVKCLSTPCHTSGHICYFVTKPNSPEPPAVFTGDTLFVAGCGKFYEGTADEMYKALLEVLGRLPPDTRVYCGHEYTINNLKFARHVEPNNTAIQEKLAWAKEKYSIGEPTVPSTIAEEFTYNPFMRVREKTVQQHAGETDPVTTMRAIRKEKDQFKVPRD, from the exons ATGAAGGTGGAGTTACTGCCCGCTCTGACCGACAATTACATGTACCTGCTCATTGATGAGGACACCAAGGAGGCGGCCATTGTGGATCCAGTGCAGCCCCAGAAG GTGGTGGAAACGGTGAGGAAGCACGGCGTGAAGCTGACCACAGTGCTCACCACCCACCACCACTG GGACCACGCTGGCGGGAACGAGAAGCTGGTCAAGCTGGAGCCTGGGTTGAAGGTGTACGGGGGTGATGACCGGATTGGGGCCCTGACTCACAAGGTCACACACCTGTCCACACTGCAG GTGGGGTCTCTCAGCGTCAAATGCCTGTCGACGCCGTGCCACACTTCCGGACACATCTGTTACTTTGTGACCAAGCCCAACAGTCCCGAGCCGCCCGCTGTGTTCACAG GTGACACCTTGTTTGTGGCTGGCTGCGGGAAGTTCTATGAAGGGACAGCAGATGAGATGTACAAAGCCCTGCTCGAGGTCCTGGGCCGGCTCCCTCCAGACACG AGAGTGTACTGTGGCCACGAATACACCATCAACAACCTCAAGTTTGCTCGCCACGTGGAGCCCAACAACACTGCCATCCAGGAGAAACTGGCCTGGGCCAAG GAGAAGTACAGCATCGGGGAGCCTACGGTGCCATCCACCATCGCCGAGGAGTTCACCTACAACCCGTTCATGCGCGTGAG GGAGAAGACGGTGCAGCAGCACGCGGGCGAGACGGACCCCGTGACCACCATGAGGGCCATCCGCAAAGAGAAGGACCAGTTCAAGGTGCCGCGCGACTAG